The genomic region TTTATTTATGTGCCAAAAAATGTTGTAGTGGAACACCCTATTCAATATGTGGTGTTACATGATGATGAGAATGCGAGTTTCTTTAATCATGTTGTACTCGTTACGGAACAAAGTGCAGAAGTCACATATGTCGAAAACTACTTATCAACAGTTAGTGGTGAAGGCAATCAACTTAACATTATCTCTGAAGTTATGGCTGGGGCAAACTCAAAAATTTCATATGGTTCAGTAGACTTCCTAGACAAAGGCTTTACAGGTCATATTATCCGTCGTGGGGTAACTGAAAATGACGCAACAATTAATTGGTCTCTTGGACTGATGAATGAAGGTGACCAAATCATTGATAATACAACACATCTTATTGGTGACCGTTCTGCGTCAGATTTAAAATCAGTTGTTGTCGGTCGTGGAAATCAAACTATTAATTTAACATCTCAAATTGTTCAGTATGGCAAAGAAACAAATGGCTATATTTTGAAACACGGTGTAATGAAAGAAAATGCTTCATCTATCTTTAACGGTATAGGTTATATTAAGCATGGTGGCTCAGGATCAGCTGCGAACCAAGAGTCGCGTGTATTAATGTTATCTGAAACAGCACGTGGTGACGCAAATCCTATTTTATTAATTGATGAGGACGATGTAGAAGCAGGTCACGCTGCATCAGTTGGACGTGTGGACCCAGAGCAATTGTACTACTTGATGAGTCGTGGTATTTCACAAGAGGAAGCAGAGCGCTTAGTTATTCATGGTTTCTTAGACCCTGTCGTACGTGAATTACCT from Staphylococcus felis harbors:
- the sufD gene encoding Fe-S cluster assembly protein SufD; translated protein: MTTETLNISEAQIVDYSQAHQEPSWMTSLRKDALKQSLSLEMPKPDKTKLTKWNFDSFKQHETKGSVFSDLTELPKEIDRIINVEDTENLIIQHNNTLAYTQVNEKAQNDGVIIEHISEALKNHSDLVEKYYMTDAVTVDEHRLTAVHAALMNGGVFIYVPKNVVVEHPIQYVVLHDDENASFFNHVVLVTEQSAEVTYVENYLSTVSGEGNQLNIISEVMAGANSKISYGSVDFLDKGFTGHIIRRGVTENDATINWSLGLMNEGDQIIDNTTHLIGDRSASDLKSVVVGRGNQTINLTSQIVQYGKETNGYILKHGVMKENASSIFNGIGYIKHGGSGSAANQESRVLMLSETARGDANPILLIDEDDVEAGHAASVGRVDPEQLYYLMSRGISQEEAERLVIHGFLDPVVRELPIQDVQRQLREVIELKVGK